The genomic stretch CTTCACTCCAATTAGCCAGCTGAAACTTTTGTTTCAATAAAGCCGTGCAAAGCGGAAACTCATCGCAATAGGTTTTGTGATCATTtgcagaactttttttaaactaatcattttgtgttttctcgaaggtacaaaaacaacaaaaaaaaaaataaaattgcagaTGTAACTATGGGGTCCAGTAAAGGCTGAAGATTTTATCAGAAACACACcccaagaaaacaaacagaaactttAGTCATTCTAACAATGAGTATGCATGCAGACTATTATTAGAACTAGTAAGACTAGTCTGCCAACCTTCAGTAAAAATACCGCGGTTTACCGGTTTCGATTATTTGATGCATTTACATAAAAGTATTATGTAATTtccctcattttgtttttgacaaaaatatattggaaaaaaaaacaacaaaaaacatctaCTGAAAGTGGAAGGGGATTTCAACTTGTTTTAAGCAAGGAAAGAAAGTGTAGCCAGCTGACtgacagtgtgcagcaacaggtgggatATTCAGAGAAAACTGAGGCCCCCTTCAACATCTcaataaataaactcaaaactgtccatttgtttattttataaagcGTATTCACTCAACTTAAAGTCTGCAAATGATAAATGcgaaatctttttgttttcatcttaGTTCTCTGCTAGTTAAAATTTtgtaaaaatagataaaaaagctaattaatttataagaagaaaacaatgacagacaaTAGCTCTGACCTTATTCTGATGGTTGTGTAGATCTGATACTCCCAGTTAAAGTCCCAGCAACCCGACtcctttttaatctgttttttttcctagttGAAAACACACTGATCTATATAGGAGGCAAAGCACGACCACAGACTTAgactttcaaaataatttgaacaCAAATCCAACAGCAAGCTCGGTAAAAGAAGGAAACCAACACCCCGACTACGACTGTGAACCGCCCTTTGTGGGAAAATGACTGCAGGTTATATAAAGAAATAAGCATAGCCTCTACCTCTTACATATCCTTCAACCACATGGAAGTGCTGGAATATTCAAGAATCCTGTGCCTACAGGAAGATGAGCGCCGAGAAGCCATTGCTAGCGGAGGCATTCCTGCTTTTAACACATTCCAAAGATGTTTGATCAACAGAGCATCAAAGCTTCCTGTCGTCAGGCAAAGGAGATAAACACAACTTGACAAGATGGAAACTTTAAATTACATCTCATGTTTGAATGACAGCCAACAATGAGGCTCTGtaggtttatttttcttttccttgatGCATTAAGATAGTAAAGTTATTTTAGAAGCTGAGCTGGCAGCTGTAGCTTCATGACTAGCAGATAAAAATGTGCCATCTCTGGGATAAATGAGCTCATCAAAGTCAAGTGATCCTGAGCCATGGTGGAGGTGGGGGTTGGCCGTGAGAGCCAATTTACTCCCATTTGAGTCAAATGTTTTACAGTCATCTGTTGTTGTCTGGGTAGTACGAGCGAGGCAGCTTAACTACTGAGAATCAGAGACAAATTACCTCAACTCTCTTTTATTACGccatttaatttttaaccaaACGCCAACTCACGACGCCACAAGAAACTCCTGAGGAGCTAACACCTTGTTTTCAatcaacacttaaaaaaaatagctgccCTAcactataaaatataaatttatagggtaaaataatttatattctAATATGGTTTATTAGTTTGTAAAtgtaaagtttaaaataaaggaCACTCGCCCAAGATTTCCCCCACTGCATTACTTTACTTGCTAgccgtttttttatttttatacaccagcaacataaaaaaggtcagtaaagctcctgtatctgcaacaaCGAAGTAGCAAAACCTCCTGGACAACATAAGCCGTCTTTAGCTTGAAGTTAGACACAGATGCCCCCCCATCATCCATTACTACAACTACCGCCAGGATTAGCCATTTTCTGCACACACCGCATAGCctctttattttgattttaaaaataatataaaacaaaaaataaaacctagaCTCTTTAATTACGATTTAAACACGTTTGTTTAGTTACCCGCTTCTATTCAATGTGTGCGGTATCCAGCGGAGAGCGGATATAATTAACTGGGCCGTGCTATCAGTGAAGATTTCAGCTAATTAAAAGGCAAACAATCGTCATAAGGCTTGTTGAGAAATTCCGTCAAAGCAAGAATTTACATCGGAAACAAGCTTTTGCTACCTTACTAACACCGCTAACGCTAAATGCTAACCTGCAATCAAGATGAACTTTAAACCTTTATGCAGTTGTCGCAAAAAGGCAAAATCTTAGCAGATGTTGGCCAGTAAGAATGTGACATGTAGGCACCTTAACGGAGTTGATTTCAAAAGTCTTATTACTGTTTTGAACAtgtgttttttactttaatcaCAAACTAattcttatttgtgctttttaaacACAGAGGATAAACCAGGTGAGCAAAACTATTGTAATGATTAGTTAGAATTGAACTAATTTAGTCTAAAGTTAAAATCTACCAAAATGAATCGTAACAAAATGGTTAGGACAACTTTAATGGTTGAATTCCAACAGTTTGTTTTATGAAGGCAGGTTCTGGAAACCGCATGTGGCTCTTAATAATTTTGGCTAAAAGATGGTAAAGAATTGCGCAATGTTTTAACATGCTAGCAGCTTCCCTTAGGCATTTTAATGCAATATGTGGATAATACGACACTAATAGTGTAAGGAATACGCCATTTTCTGAAATAATTTGCCACAAAGTTGAAAATGACATGCTTTTTGGACATAATTGTCTGCAAACTTTGAATGTCTGGTTGAAGAGCATGCaataaacctaaaaataaaataaagaaaaggctATGTCGAAGAGTCATATTGCTTTGGTGGgtttaatcaaatttaaaatcaGTTGGACCAAAGGTAAACATGTTCCTTACGGTCATAAAGGTTGCTGGACGTTGACATGAATCATTTGTTGAACCCTGACTAAGAAAGGTGCGCCCACTGACGAGTTGGGTTTTGTTGTTATTGGGTAAACGCTCCAAAGGTTTGGAAACCTGCTGTGATTACAGTGCCAGCAAACATTAGTGCACACCGCTGCATTATGCACAGTATTCTGTTTGCActtgctttctttaaaaaaaaggacagattgCCAAAGCTACACACTATTAACGCaggctctcagcagtaatggaAAGTTGTGCAACCTGGTGATTTGGCAGCTGAGACAGTAAGACCTGTTTCTAACATGTTTTATGAAAAGGAGAAAGGCAATCGTTTGAAAcaatatcccccccccccaccccccatatttgcagagctgcagagcgcAGAGGGACCATGTGTTGTGCTAAGGCAGGGACACTTACCCCTGGGCCATCAGCGCTGCACAGGGACCGGGCCGGGGACAGGCTGGACTCGATGTCGCTGCCGGTGAAGTCGTCCTCGGACTCCTCAAAGGACGAGGCGGAGGACAGGCCTATGGACGAGGAGCTGGACAGCTTCCTGGGGGAGCGCATCAGAGCAGGGGACCCACCGCAGCCGCTGTCCGAGCAGGGGGACTCGTCGTCGGCCTGAGGATCCAGACAGGAGGTCTGGTGGGTCGGCGGGCCCCTGGTCGGGCTCGGGTCTCTAGTTATGATCAGTTTCGGTATCGTTCCGGGAAAGCTTTGCGCTGGGGGGCTTCGGTGGCTCTGACCTGGGCGCGGTGCGCTTTCAGACTTATCCAGACAGCCGCTGTTCTGCTCGCCGGGGGTGGATTCAGTTTTAGTCATTTCACCATTAACGCGATCGCTCAGCGTCCCGCCGGTCAGCTCCCGATCCGGGGGCGAAGTCCGCTCAGAGTCCGGGTCGGAGGTGAGACGGGGCTTCAGACTCGGAGCGCTCCTGAACCCAGAAACCACGCCGTTCTGATCGCTTCCCCCCACTGGCTGATCTTCCATGGCCCTGGCTGGGGGGTCCGAGGCATTGTCTTCCCGCACGCCGGCTCCGGGCTCCTCGCAGCCCCCGCCGCTAACTTCACGGCTCCGTGTTTCCGAGCCTGGCGCGTCGGCTGCACCAGCCGTCGCCTCTCGGTTCACGGTGAGCTGGACCCCTTCGACATGATCGCTGGGGCCGGATAAAGGCTCGAAACAACCCGTGGCTGCGCGATATCCCCCGGTTGCCGAAACAGCCTCGTCTCTGGGCAACTTTCCTGCTCTGTGGCCGCGGCGCGCTGCCGGGTCGGCGGTCTCGGTTCCGTAACCTAAATCCTCCTCCGTTTGGCTGGAGTATCGCTTTCTCCTTCCTAAAGCAGGACAGCACTTTGTTTTTCATCGGATTCCTGCTCAGCTGCTCGCTCCCTGGCTTCCCTTTGCTCCTGAATCTGGAGATACTGAGGCGGTGAGGCGTGCCGTTCGGTTTCCACGTCGCCCCGCCTGGCGTGGCGGCGCTGTGCGAGAGATCAGAGCGCGTTTGGCCCATCCCGCATGCCGTAGTGGTAGCGGCGGCCCAGACACACCCTCAATGTGAAATCAAAAATATACAACTCAGACCACAGTACTTATGTAGGCCATTAATCACCAACTCCACGTACGAAGATTGGAAAATCCCGAATTAAATCCACACCCTTTCATCCACCCTGGGACTGGTCACgtctgcaaagaaaaatacaaaacattaatATCAAAGAGGCTGATACTGGATCATATGTGTCAAATAATTTCACCtggaaataaacacatttatttaccaAGATTATGTATGTGGGTTCAACTCAGCTGAGAATTTATGCCCCCCAATTTATGTGGAAACCTATGAAACtgtaggcaaaaaaataaataaatatgctaaaatgtcttattttaaatatttttagacattgctcagaaaaacaaatcttcagtGAATGTTGTCTTTATAGTTGTTAGAACGAATGTTGGTTAACTGACATGTGTTTATCCTTCATTACAAGAAACAATAGTTTGCCTTGAAACACATTTAGACTGCATAGTTTGTTAAACTCTATTAGATTATACTAGAAAAGTtcattatttcagtaattcaataaaaaaaaaatccctgctaAAAAATCCCTGCTGGTATATTATATATTCATTACACGTGCACACAGGGATATGTTTCAAGTATTTGCAGTTTGTTTCCAATGATTATGGCTcacatctaaaaataaataaatgccccA from Fundulus heteroclitus isolate FHET01 chromosome 18, MU-UCD_Fhet_4.1, whole genome shotgun sequence encodes the following:
- the itpkcb gene encoding LOW QUALITY PROTEIN: inositol-trisphosphate 3-kinase Cb (The sequence of the model RefSeq protein was modified relative to this genomic sequence to represent the inferred CDS: deleted 1 base in 1 codon), yielding MGQTRSDLSHSAATPGGATWKPNGTPHRLSISRFRSKGKPGSEQLSRNPMKNKVLSCLGRRKRYSSQTEEDLGYGTETADPAARRGHRAGKLPRDEAVSATGGYRAATGCFEPLSGPSDHVEGVQLTVNREATAGAADAPGSETRSREVSGGGCEEPGAGVREDNASDPPARAMEDQPVGGSDQNGVVSGFRSAPSLKPRLTSDPDSERTSPPDRELTGGTLSDRVNGEMTKTESTPGEQNSGCLDKSESAPRPGQSHRSPPAQSFPGTIPKLIITRDPSPTRGPPTHQTSCLDPQADDESPCSDSGCGGSPALMRSPRKLSSSSSIGLSSASSFEESEDDFTGSDIESSLSPARSLCSADGPGNRSWSKVKSMVHWTPLAFALQNRHSWVQLAGHAGNFQARDGGRLMKRYCECEEQCLKKLMTDSLRPYVPGYYGVVQKDEQDYNLMDDLLNDFESPSIMDCKMGSRTYLEEELLKARERPRLRKDMYDKMVSVDPAAPTEEERAQQGVLKPRYMQWRETLSSTATLGFRIEGIKKADGTCNTSFKKTKHREQVMKALDDFVDGNVHILKLYLQRLEELCSALEKSHFFKTHEVVGSSLLFVHDASGKASVWMIDFGKTVPLPPPMTLDHRTPWVEGNREDGYLWGLDNLIDILTSMLPQTPCEGDRNSEEA